A region of Heteronotia binoei isolate CCM8104 ecotype False Entrance Well chromosome 2, APGP_CSIRO_Hbin_v1, whole genome shotgun sequence DNA encodes the following proteins:
- the RAB5IF gene encoding GEL complex subunit OPTI, whose protein sequence is MRGTWLKPSLLVRPWGRRSRERAGGFRAVIAGRAELGAWWGTMSGGRRKEDQTSHSQQHLVANGGGVLRGSLWSKALRSDSAWEDKDEFLDVIYWFRQIIAVILGVIWGIVPLKGFIGIAIFCLINAGVLYLYFSSFQQIDEEEYGGTWELTKEGFMTSFALFLVVWIIFYTAIHYD, encoded by the exons ATGAGAGGCACGTGGCTAAAGCCGTCCCTATTGGTCAGGCCGTGGGGCCGGCGCTCACGTGAGCGTGCGGGTGGCTTCCGTGCGGTGATCGCGGGGCGCGCGGAGCTTGGGGCCTGGTGGGGGACGATGAGTGGCGGCCGGCGGAAAGAGGACCAGACGTCGCACTCGCAGCAGCACCTGGTGGCCAACGGCGGCGGCGTCCTGCGGGGCTCGCTGTGGAGCAAGGCGCTGCGGAGCGACTCCGCCTGGGAGGACAAG GATGAGTTTCTAGATGTGATTTATTGGTTCCGGCAGATCATTGCTGTTATTTTGGGAGTGATCTGGGGCATTGTTCCACTAAAAGGATTTATAGGCATAGCAAT ATTCTGCCTCATAAATGCCGGTGTCCTATACCTCTATTTTAGTAGCTTCCAGCAAATAGATGAAGAGGAGTATGGAGGAACATGGGAGCTAACAAAGGAAGGGTTCATGACATCTTTCGCATTGTTTTTG GTTGTCTGGATAATCTTCTACACTGCCATCCATTATGATTGA